A single window of Desulfovibrio sp. G11 DNA harbors:
- a CDS encoding metal ABC transporter permease, which produces MPELAWAYDLLGRLPLDCLQLRFMQQALFGLLLLAPMASVLGVEVISFRMAFFSDAIGHSAFAGVALGLILAVDPHISMPLFGLLVGLGIMAVRRRSSLSSDTVIGIVFSAVVAFGLAVVSRVPGVARDMQRFLYGDILTITEGETGFLLVLFLVMLLFQAAGYNRLLYIALNPVMARVHGVRVALWQYTFAGLLALVVMFSVWAVGVLLVTALLIVPAATARNLARTAGGMFWWALLVGLSSAFIGLVLSAQEWMATASGATVILVACCWFAVSALVAGLRGSRKGA; this is translated from the coding sequence ATGCCTGAACTTGCATGGGCATATGATCTTTTGGGCCGTTTGCCGCTGGACTGCCTGCAGTTACGCTTTATGCAGCAGGCCCTGTTCGGCCTGCTGTTGTTGGCGCCTATGGCTTCCGTCCTCGGAGTGGAGGTCATCAGCTTTCGCATGGCGTTTTTTTCTGACGCCATCGGACATTCCGCCTTTGCCGGTGTAGCCCTGGGACTGATTCTTGCCGTGGACCCGCATATATCCATGCCGCTTTTCGGCCTGCTGGTGGGGCTTGGCATCATGGCCGTCCGGCGGCGGAGCAGCCTTTCTTCGGATACGGTCATTGGCATCGTGTTTTCTGCCGTGGTGGCTTTCGGCCTGGCTGTGGTCAGCCGCGTCCCAGGCGTGGCCCGTGATATGCAGCGTTTTTTGTACGGTGACATTCTTACCATTACAGAAGGCGAAACAGGCTTTCTGCTTGTGCTCTTTCTGGTTATGCTGCTTTTTCAGGCGGCTGGCTATAACAGGCTGCTGTACATTGCCCTTAATCCGGTAATGGCCAGGGTGCACGGGGTGCGCGTGGCGTTGTGGCAATATACTTTTGCCGGTCTGTTGGCTTTGGTGGTGATGTTTTCCGTATGGGCCGTGGGCGTACTGCTTGTCACGGCACTGCTTATAGTGCCTGCGGCCACGGCCCGGAATCTGGCACGCACGGCGGGCGGCATGTTCTGGTGGGCCTTGCTGGTGGGGCTGAGTTCGGCCTTTATCGGCCTGGTTCTTTCGGCACAGGAGTGGATGGCCACCGCCAGCGGAGCCACGGTTATTCTTGTGGC